The Solanum pennellii chromosome 7, SPENNV200 DNA segment AAAACGAAAATAAGATCTAAGTTTTTAATTGTAAGCTAACAAATGTTGTATATACTTATTAGTGATAATCAATTGTGATTCAATTTAATGCAAGGTTGGAgtttggaaaaataaaataaagtattgttgagtttttaaaatgagaaaacacataaaaaaaataattgaacttgGCATCACAATTTACTTTACCACTTAAACTATATATGCGTTTAAATACCCCTTGACATCTTTGAAGTGATTGTTTTCAACATAAGACTACAATTTCAGTCTCACAATTGCAAGTGTATTACACACGCGTCATTTCATTGCCACATCATTGCTACGTCAGCACCCCCTTgaaagtatttaaattttgagttctttttaaatatctttgtttccttttatttgtaCAATCTTAGAAaggtaaaagatagaaaaaaaattgagaattaGTCCAagattataaaagtaaaatctcaaaaataaaatcaaactccATGGATCCGAAACTAGAAAACATTCTATTATTAAAGcacattatcaaaataaataaataaataatacagattaaaaaaaattagtttgagatgaagaaattataaactttttattaaaaaaagcttcaagttcatCACAGTCAACAAAACTTCCATAAGTAAGACCTCGAAGCAACAATAAGTTGTTggctttttcatttttttcttattacttCCATTGGTTGTCGAAAATGATATTGATCCTTGATACATTATCTTGAAAAGAGTCTTTCATAATGCATAAGAGGTACGACAagttcaataataaataaattgaataatttgtTGTACAAAAAGGGTacaatatatgatgaaaaatgtaaaagaagTTGGTACATTTTTAGGAATgtcataatataaaaataattaattagaataagTTGTTATGGAGTTGATTGGTGATTATACTAAGTGGTTAAGACAACTATTAGTGTGTATTCTGATTGGAATAAAACCAATTTTTATGTGactaaattatatgtatatgtttgaGATGCAATGTGATAAAAAATACTGAAGTGAGATGAATTATTTACGTAAATAGTTAATGTCTAATCGAAGGTAAATCTGATCAATTTACTGACTAATGAAACATCAAGGAGAGTAAGACTTTTGTCATTTGAGAAGATCAACTATGATGATAATCCAACCTATGTGATAGGAGATACCATGAATTAGGTTCATATAGGTATTAACAAGTCATTAGTTGATCAAATAAGCACTACAAAGTTATGACCCTCCTATTATTTGTAAATATATTGCAACAGTCTCCAAGGCAAAGTGAGGATGAGTTAAGCTCTTAATCCAAGTCATATTCTTTATGGGTAGTATATTGCTATGTAGAATACACTTAATGATTGGATATATATGAGTGCGAAGTGGTGCCGCTTCTATCAAATTGTGACTAATTTCTGGAACTCTCATGAAtatcaagacacacacatgGACTTTTAGCACAAAACTGCGATAACGATAAAGATTGTGCGAGTATAATGTGAAAGAACAAGTCGTCGGACTtacaaaaagaattattgatTCATGGAAGTTCTAGACTTCACAATTATTTTGTAAGTTTAATCGTATTCTACCTAGGTCTAATTCATACTTCATAGTCTACAAGAAAGGAGATTCGATGCATTAGTCTTATATgttaaaacccaacaaaattCTTATTTCATTCGATTCCTTAATAATCCTTTTGAGATATGTAGGAGattgttgaaaaaatattattatctcaaaaagaattattttgtaTCCTATATTATTTGGAAGAGAATATTATTGTATGTCCTAAATATTTTCTCTCCTTAAATATCCTTAACTAGCCTCATAATAATCCTTAAACTCTTTGTTACAAAACTTTTCTTATCGTTAGGTGATTACTATCAACATTGATTCTTCATTATTGACATTAATCTCACTATCTAAATGTTGGAGGCTTTAGCCTAATGTATATTTCCATATAAATCTAGTCTTCCTCTATCACAAAGAGGAAGTGaataatatacatttttagAGTAAATCTTTCCATCTATAATCTATTGGTGTGCTGGGTTTTGTTCTTTAAATGTTCTTTAGTTTTTGGCTCCTAGTTTTTTACTATAAGAACTTGTTGCATCCTGGGGGATACACCCATATCGGGTGAAATTCCTTAAGGACAGTGTCTTTAGACACGCCTCATGCTATGAGAATTTCCTATAAGAGTTATTGTTGAAGTACAGGCTGCGGTGAATTCCGTTTATGCGTTCATCAAAAAGGTATTTTTAGTATGAGTTTACAACAGAAATGACCTTATATGTCTAAAATTTCTTGGTCAAGTTTTGTCAAAGTACTCAAATTTGTTGATGAAGTACGGTATGAATCCCACACCCACACACATGTAGTGTCAACAAGAATGCGGCAACGGAAGTAAAGAGTTCGAGCAACTTAGGTAACCACCACTCAAATGGTGAAATTGGAGACCTCAAAAGCAATGAAGAACTCACTAACTTATTGGAATTGCTGATAATCGTCATTATTTTGGTATGTTTCATCTATAACAAATTCAGATTGATATAAATTTGATACAACCTTAGAGATTAGGGGGTTAGTTAGTATGCGGGATGAGATACTCAAGGATATATGTTATGCTGGACTTTACATTGCTAAAAATAGTCCATGCAATAAGAAATTCCATGACAGACTGATAAATCCAtgaaacacaaaaagaaaaagaagaaagacaatGTGTTTGGTCATATcttaataaaggaaaaaaagcaAAAGCCTTGATAAGTGACTTTGGATAAGTATTTTGCTAACATGCTATAACATTTTTGATTCACAGCAAGTATTTAAGTAACAtgttataacaatttaatttacaATGTTTATATAACTTAATATGTTTCTTCATCCAAAATGAAAAGATAACAAGTATACactattaattcaatttactCTATAGGAGGTTATTATTCTAATTTTCATGTTAACTTACACCttgatatgatatataataatgGTTCATCCAAACACTATTAAAAATGCTAAAAAAACGACAGACATAAAATTAATGGACGGTGTCACTCCAAAAAGCGAGTCATTTGTCACACCATGTAAAAATTGGGTCCCGTCTTTATAGAAAAGCCAATGGGGAAAATTTTTGGGTTGAAAAACTTTTTCATGGAAACTTGGAGTTTCCCAACCTAGTCCAAATTTGGACGAAATATGAGTCAATGAAGTCTAGGGAAATTGGTAACAGTTGGGtgatttaatatgaatttgatCATATGAGTGGATAGATAAGTCGTTAAGGAACCCTTATGACTTTACTGAATTGAATTAAGGCGAGTAGAACTACCAAAATTGATCTTAGCGTGAACAGGTAGCTTCTGAATGTCGTTGGTGgaaggtgtgttgtgaaatgatgtcacgccccaagcctaCATCCGGGACATGGCCGACACTCaaatattttcctcaaattcatTTTAGATCACGATACCTAGTATTAGTACTCACAAATCTAACTTAAAGAAACTTAAAACTCAACTTAAAGATATCAAAAACTCAACAATTCAACCCAATTGAGGAAACAACATTCAATTTCAAGAATCATTCAAGAACATCAATTTTCAAGCTCTTTAAGGACAAATTGCGCTTAACTAAACATGTTTGACATGTGGGTGAATGAAACCAACGCTATGAGAGACTCACATACCTGGTAGGATCAAAATCTATAAGATATCCGCAATCGAAACTGATCGTTCTTAAAaattgtcacgccccaagctaCCCCGATTCGGGGACACGGGACCTCGGACCACAAgtatcccaagctaaccctgttgaCACGATCATGAGCAtgctaaagataataaattgatgcggaagctaaatcagaattaaaattaaaggatgtggaatacccatatactataactgagatatttgaaactaatgagtttaatagaaagaacatattaactcaatactaagcagAAATTAACTATGTCTGAGAATAGCCTCTAACtaactagaaatgttgggacaggtctcaactaagtctagcaaaaactgaaactaatggactaaaatactgaaataaactcatgactattgtccttgaATAATGAGGACTAACCATTgattctgctgaactggagatcaggaatcgatctaagcgtgatctggatatTGAGAatttgaacctacatcacgagaagatgtagcacataTGTGCATCattacttgaaaggtactgagcatgtaatagataaagctgaaataaaacataactaaacaaacACAAAAGCAATTATAACACGCTAAGACTGAATACTAACTcaactgtaaatatggtcaatgcaatagagtctgatTGAAtagtgggagctactaataaccgataataaaatcacatgagctaaatatggagtctgatgtatacgtgatcactaaactgatgcccacagaggagACTTTAAAACCTACTTGactagtagttctaggactatttgggtacgctcaatcctagtccaactcgttattatgctactcccaatgaattaagttaTTAACATATTATGAGTAAATTTCggtaaatactagatagctcaaaactgaacatgcaaactgataGTACAAtaatttatgtgataatgatgcattaataactgagacatgtatatctgaaataactgagtaataacatggtaatctaatttggaacatataactaactaatttatGGTAATTTGATGAAGTTCTAAAAACTCTAAGTCTAGTCATGATACGAGAATCAagaaactgactgaaaactagggatctaatgggtgaaatgaacccactagtgaaatctcacatacctagtgatgagatccacggagaaatctttttagatttcggggctggaattgatggaaccttgttgtgttcttgaactagggttcttgacctttttcttctctcttgcttaattttctaattttttattaatgatttgacttaggtaagttttagttacgtttctaggcttaaatgactaaaatctcacgatttagggtttaaaaaatgtatattaGTGTTAAATGAACTAGGacaagaccaaaagacccctgaaataattaatttcgaAGCAATcgacgacctggactgacggaccgtcgtttgagtCTGTTCGACAGACCTTCACTAaatgggcataacgttttaATCGGAGGTCAAAATTTATCAAACTCGGTAgttttggaaagataattcaattatctatgaTAACATAGGTAACAGGAAAACTAATTCATTATGTACtaaaagttatgatcatttgaagttgaccaaacaacattttccccctaactgaCATCTAACCTTCACCTACAGTcaaacctacggaccgtagatcgAACGACGGTCCGTGCAAGTCGTTTGTAGTTCATGTTAGAGGCTGGGTAATAGGAGTCTTGATCCAAGGACACAGACCATGGACTGTAGTATGACTTACGGGCCGTAGGTCTGTTCGTTCGTCGAGactttttcaattattttataagtgTTTGGGAGGGCTACAGTGGTGAATCACGGACCCACAGTACAGGCTGTAGATTAGATTACGGTCTGTAGATGGTGACCATCAATTGCACctgcaatttttttattaaaatttaatttctggtctgttttggatacggggtgttacattatcttcctcttgggaacattcgtcatCGAATGAAGTCTAAACTAGCTGAAAATAGAGGGAGAGTGCTGCAATACCTACCACTTAACACTAAGAACTGAATTTCTGACTGAATGgagttccaagaacatgcaaataagctgaaaatgcaagtacaaactgggggaacatgattctaaggctGAATTCACGCATGTACGACTAAAAAACTGAAGaagaactattacctcaagctggagtggaatcggaaggaaagaggtgatgatacttggctttcatagctgcttctgcttcccaagtagctccctctacggattgactcctccacaaaaccttgactgaagcgacttctctGTTTCTCAACCTTATagcctgacggtcaagaatctcaactggtacatgcTCATAGAAAGACTATATTTCACCACCACACTCTTTAATAGCACTacagaggctgggtcacccacacacttcttcaagagtgagatgtggaagactggCTGCACTGCTGCTAGTTCTGCTGGTAAcactaactcatatgccaccttgccaacccttttgaagatcttgtaagggcctacatatctaagactaaacttccctttcttgccaaatctcatcacaggaaaacccaatcatcaacttggaactctagttcccttctacTTACATCTgtataagattttttaaaacGCTGGGCTAtattaagtctatctctaatgagttgcactttcttcatagcataaaggactgaatatGTCCCTAATAAAGTtttttcacctacttcaaataatcaactgaggcataacaggcATAAACCCAGTCCAaccaagaatgacatcaaagtctaccatgtctaactcaattaaatcaACCATATACTCTTCTGATTGACAGCAATGGGAAAATCATAATAGACTATCTCTACTAAAATGGACTCACCCACATGTGTAGAAACACTGAATGGTTCACTAAGTCGATCAGGAATATCAAAGTTCATAGCAATATATGGAgctacaaaatataaactcggTCTTGGGTCTAGCGATGTATAAAAagtaaagtcaaagacttgaatcatacAAGTGACAACATCTGGTGAATCCTCTTGCTCTTGGCAATTATTGAGAGCATACCAACGATTTGGTCCTCCGCCAGTACCGTAATTAGCTCCTCTAGGAAGCCCTGTCTAGTTGAGCAACTAATGAAGACTGGCTCTATTTCCACCATTACCATTTCCTTGCTTGTTCCTTGGACACTCTTGCATGAAATTCCTAGTTTGACCACGATTGAAACAACCATTGGAGCCCTCACGACAAACACCAGAGTGGTTTCTACTACACTTGGCGCATGTAGGAGGTTTACTACCCCCTTGCGCTACATTACCCTGTGAATATGCAAATTTAACTCTAGAATTCTGACCATAATACTCACCCTTGTTTTttgcaggtgcactagcagatgatagaGCAGGACCCTTTCGTTTCTGTTTGAAGGATGACTGGTTGGCATTACTCTTTTTTTGCCTGGACCCATTCCCTGTCTTAGGTCTTTTGTTCTTGAAGTCCTCCCTGTctcttagattttttttctctacCTGATGAACATAGATCATCAACCTCTAGATATCCATGTCCCTAACAAGCATTGCTTTCCGAccttattttcttgaagaacgACCCAATCCAGCAACAAACAAACTCATCCTACTCTTCATGTCCTTAACCATTTCCAGAGTAGAACGAGATAGTTatgtgaacttcaacccatactcataCACACTTCGAGAATCCTTCTTAAGTGTGAGGAACTCATGTACCTTAGCCTCTTTCAGTTCTCGGGGAAAGAAACACCCCAAGAAGGCCTCCTAAAATCAAGCCCAACTTGTAGATGGTGCATCTTCATCTCTGCCCCCTTTCTATGTATCAAACATAGTTCTAGTAACacccttgagttgataagaaGCTAGATCAACTCTCTCAGTGTCAGCAAAATGCATCACCTCGAACACATTTTTCAGTTCCTCAATGAAGTTCTTTGGATCCTCAGTAGTGTTCAAACCACTGAAACTTGGGGggttcatcctcaagaattcaCGAATCCTTGAAAATTCAACCTCCTTTTGTCGAGCTCCTCTCTGTTTCCCAGTTTGATTGGTCACAACTTGACTGAACATCTTTACAGCCTCACGGAACTCAACATTGGTAACTTTTCCTTGGGGTTACACTTCAGGTGCATTAGTTACCCTTGTTCCTTTATATTTCTCCTTGTTGGACGACCTCTTTctgctcttcgtggaggcatgattaTCTGAAAACACGTGCAAGCATGAATTAGAGAGAAACTTTTTAGAGATTAAACTCTAGCGCTAGAAAACattatgaaagaagtgaagaaatttctaaatgttgcagcctcctaattgtagatgtggcgcacttcacaccGATATATAGGACTCTACAGACACGAATTTATAGACTCCCTAGGTaactttaaatttgtgttttgatACCAAGTGTGTCATCCCCGATCCTACACCCCGAACGTGATTGACACTTAAATATGTTCCTCAAATTCATTTTAGATCCTGAATCCAGCATTAGTACTCACGAATCTAACTTAAAGCAACAACAAAACTCAACTTAAAGATCTCAAAAACTCCacaattcaacccaattcaGGAACAACATTCGATTTCAAGAAATCATGCCAAGAACATAAACTTTCAAACTCTTTAAGGACAAATTGCGCTGAACTAAACATTTTTGACTCGTGGATGAATGAACCCAATACTATGAGAGTCTCACATACATGGTATGATTGAAATCTTGAAGAAATCCGCAATCCAAACCAATTGTTCTTAAACACTTttcccttttcctttttcttacaTTCTTTCCCCAAAAGCTCCAACACTTTTTCTTAGCGCGTAAACTAAACTAACTCAGtttttacccctattaatttact contains these protein-coding regions:
- the LOC107025113 gene encoding uncharacterized protein LOC107025113, with amino-acid sequence MFSQVVTNQTGKQRGARQKEVEFSRIREFLRMNPPSFSGLNTTEDPKNFIEELKNVFEVEKKNLRDREDFKNKRPKTGNGSRQKKSNANQSSFKQKRKGPALSSASAPAKNKGEYYGQNSRVKFAYSQGNVAQGGSKPPTCAKCSRNHSGVCREGSNGCFNRGQTRNFMQECPRNKQGNGNGGNRASLH